DNA sequence from the Streptomyces canus genome:
GCTGCGACTGCGCCACTACGCGGTGCTGCGCTATCTCGCCGGGTCCGCGGGCGCCCTCCAGCGGGAGCTGAGCACCCGGCTCGGCTACGACCCCAGCGCGATCGTCGGCCTGGTCGACGACCTGGAGAAACTGGGCCTGACCGAGCGCCGCCCCTCTCCCGACGACCGCCGCAGCAAGATCGTCGTGCTCACCGAGGACGGTCGCGCCTTCCTGCGCGGCACCGACGAGGCGGGCCGGCGGGTGACCAACGACCTG
Encoded proteins:
- a CDS encoding MarR family winged helix-turn-helix transcriptional regulator is translated as MRGLHADTGYLLYRLGLRSGQLFNTFLQESGLRLRHYAVLRYLAGSAGALQRELSTRLGYDPSAIVGLVDDLEKLGLTERRPSPDDRRSKIVVLTEDGRAFLRGTDEAGRRVTNDLLAPLDPAERETLQALLLRVADQP